A portion of the Candidatus Babeliales bacterium genome contains these proteins:
- a CDS encoding trypsin-like peptidase domain-containing protein — MKQVQLLFEGQRTWLGVQEAVQHSVVQVVAQVATFDWIEPYRVDEQQEARGTGFIIDVEGHVITNAHVVDQAKTVWIHVPAFGKKVIAVDVVSFCPDRDLALLRIKPEGREFFKKQLGSIIPLTLGDSDSVQRTDNVLLVGYPLGQYGVKTVTGIISGRESGDGRTLLQITAPVNLGNSGGPLINEYGEVVGIAIAMVFLAQNIGYAIPVNELKAVLEDLYKNKFVRRPTLGVRFNYATDECARYFGNPVPSGFYINTVFPGTLLEKAGVLAGDMLYEFNAYALDSFGEVIVPWCSDKLTIHDLVARVKIGDQIGIILYRAGKRIELSFTFDLVPSYAIRMMYPLYEPVDYEIFGGMVVMQLVDNHIPLLAENAPSLIDYSKMEHKVGPRLVITHIFPGSVIQQGRCFTSGFIITQVNGMAVATLSELSHAIVQNRDKEFVTIKTEDGILGVFLLRAIVEDEVRLSSDFSYPISPVMEELLKDK; from the coding sequence TGAAGCAAGTGCAGTTATTATTCGAAGGTCAACGTACATGGCTAGGAGTGCAAGAAGCGGTGCAACATTCTGTTGTACAGGTGGTAGCACAAGTGGCAACCTTTGATTGGATTGAGCCATACCGGGTTGATGAGCAGCAAGAGGCGAGAGGTACAGGTTTTATTATTGATGTTGAGGGGCATGTGATTACCAATGCACACGTGGTAGATCAAGCAAAAACAGTTTGGATACATGTACCAGCATTTGGAAAAAAAGTTATAGCAGTCGATGTAGTCAGTTTTTGTCCGGATCGTGATTTGGCGTTATTGCGTATAAAGCCTGAAGGCAGAGAATTTTTTAAAAAGCAGCTTGGATCAATTATACCGCTAACATTGGGCGATTCTGATTCTGTGCAGCGTACGGATAATGTTTTACTGGTGGGGTATCCGTTGGGGCAGTATGGAGTCAAAACGGTCACCGGTATTATCAGTGGTCGCGAATCGGGTGATGGCAGAACGCTACTGCAAATTACTGCACCGGTTAATTTAGGTAATTCTGGGGGGCCGCTGATTAATGAATATGGAGAAGTTGTCGGTATTGCTATTGCGATGGTGTTTCTCGCGCAAAACATTGGATATGCAATTCCAGTTAATGAATTAAAGGCTGTTCTTGAAGATTTGTATAAGAATAAATTTGTGCGTCGTCCGACATTAGGAGTTCGATTTAATTATGCAACTGATGAATGTGCGCGATATTTTGGTAATCCTGTGCCTTCTGGCTTTTATATTAACACGGTATTTCCGGGTACGTTATTGGAAAAAGCAGGTGTTTTAGCGGGAGATATGTTATACGAGTTTAATGCGTATGCTTTAGATTCTTTTGGTGAAGTAATAGTGCCGTGGTGCAGTGATAAATTAACGATTCATGATTTAGTAGCGCGTGTCAAAATTGGTGATCAGATAGGGATTATTTTGTATCGAGCAGGAAAGCGTATTGAGTTGTCGTTCACTTTTGATCTTGTTCCTTCTTATGCGATTCGAATGATGTATCCGTTGTATGAACCGGTTGATTATGAGATTTTTGGAGGGATGGTGGTTATGCAGCTTGTTGATAATCATATTCCACTACTAGCCGAAAATGCACCATCTTTGATTGATTACAGTAAAATGGAACATAAAGTAGGGCCACGGCTTGTCATTACTCATATTTTCCCTGGATCGGTTATACAACAGGGGCGTTGTTTTACGAGTGGGTTTATTATTACGCAGGTTAATGGCATGGCAGTGGCAACGCTTTCTGAGCTATCACATGCAATAGTACAAAACAGGGATAAAGAGTTTGTAACTATAAAAACAGAAGATGGCATTTTGGGAGTGTTTTTATTACGGGCAATAGTAGAAGATGAAGTGCGCTTGTCTTCTGATTTTTCCTATCCGATTTCTCCTGTGATGGAAGAGCTTTTGAAGGATAAATGA
- a CDS encoding TlyA family RNA methyltransferase — MAIAKKRLDQLICERMPQYSRSQVQSWIMQGKVFVDDMVVTKSGTMVADDVAIRLDVDEPKYVGRAGFKLEKALDYFKIDVHDYVVLDAGLSTGGFTDCLLQNGARKVFGVDVGYGQVHEKIRNDDRVIVMEKTNLRNLGTVGELVDLVTLDLSFISILKVMQAVAGMLKEGGVLITLIKPQFEAGKEQVSRGGIVKDPAVHVQVIERVTQGIVAYGFEYLGVTESPIEGTMGNKEFLACFKKITAPMQ, encoded by the coding sequence GTGGCAATAGCTAAAAAACGTCTTGATCAATTAATATGCGAACGAATGCCGCAGTATTCACGCAGCCAGGTGCAAAGTTGGATTATGCAAGGTAAAGTGTTTGTGGATGATATGGTGGTTACCAAATCAGGAACCATGGTTGCTGATGATGTAGCGATACGCTTGGATGTAGATGAGCCAAAATACGTGGGCCGTGCGGGTTTTAAATTAGAAAAAGCGCTAGATTATTTTAAGATAGATGTGCACGATTATGTTGTGCTAGACGCCGGCCTTTCAACGGGTGGATTTACCGATTGTTTGTTGCAAAATGGTGCGCGAAAAGTTTTTGGTGTTGACGTTGGCTATGGTCAGGTGCATGAAAAGATTCGTAATGATGATCGTGTGATAGTAATGGAAAAAACGAACCTACGTAACCTTGGTACGGTTGGAGAATTGGTTGATTTGGTGACGCTTGATTTATCGTTTATTTCAATACTGAAAGTTATGCAAGCGGTTGCCGGGATGCTCAAAGAAGGTGGTGTTTTAATTACCTTGATTAAGCCACAATTTGAAGCAGGCAAGGAACAAGTTTCGCGCGGCGGCATTGTAAAAGATCCGGCGGTACATGTGCAGGTAATCGAGCGAGTAACGCAAGGCATTGTTGCATATGGATTTGAATATCTTGGTGTAACCGAGTCGCCAATTGAAGGCACCATGGGAAATAAAGAGTTTTTGGCGTGTTTTAAGAAAATAACAGCTCCTATGCAATAA